A DNA window from Streptomyces sp. CA-278952 contains the following coding sequences:
- a CDS encoding NUDIX domain-containing protein, with amino-acid sequence MSTRRRSAGLLLFRVTEGAGERDVEVLIGHMGGPFWAGRETAAWSVPKGEYGPEEDAEAAARREFVEELGVPVPPGEWIALGESRQRSGKTVTAWAVEAELDVTSVVPGTFTMEWPRGSGVQQEFPEMDRFAWCTPEQAAERLIVGQRVFVDRLRAQVRGTAASPDA; translated from the coding sequence ATGTCGACAAGAAGGCGCAGTGCGGGGCTTCTTCTCTTCCGGGTCACGGAGGGCGCGGGCGAGCGGGATGTCGAGGTGCTGATCGGGCACATGGGCGGGCCGTTCTGGGCGGGGCGGGAGACGGCCGCCTGGTCGGTGCCGAAGGGCGAGTACGGACCGGAGGAGGACGCGGAGGCCGCCGCCCGCCGGGAGTTCGTGGAGGAACTGGGCGTGCCGGTCCCGCCGGGTGAGTGGATCGCGCTGGGCGAGTCACGGCAGCGCAGCGGCAAGACGGTGACCGCCTGGGCCGTGGAGGCGGAGTTGGACGTGACGTCCGTCGTGCCCGGGACGTTCACGATGGAGTGGCCGCGCGGCTCCGGCGTGCAGCAGGAGTTCCCGGAGATGGACCGGTTCGCCTGGTGCACGCCGGAGCAGGCCGCCGAGCGGCTGATCGTCGGCCAGCGGGTGTTCGTCGACCGGCTGCGCGCTCAGGTGCGCGGGACGGCCGCCTCACCCGACGCGTAG
- the dhaK gene encoding dihydroxyacetone kinase subunit DhaK — protein MKMLINVPETVVADALRGIAAAHPELTVDVENRVVMRRDSPVAGKVGLVSGGGSGHEPLHAGFVGPGMLSAACPGEVFTSPVPDQMLRAAAAVDSGAGVLFVVKNYTGDVLNFEMAAELADDEGIQVAQVVVDDDVAVSDSTFTAGRRGTGATLFVEKIAGALADEGAPLERVAAVARQVNGASRSFGVALGAVTTPAKGSPTFDLPAGELELGIGIHGEPGRERRPMMTSGEIADFAVNAVLEDLRPTGPVLALVNGMGATPLLELYGFTAEVHRVLSERGVPVARTLVGNYVTSLDMAGCSVTLCQVDEELLRLWDAPVRTAALRWGR, from the coding sequence GTGAAGATGCTCATCAACGTTCCCGAGACCGTGGTCGCCGATGCCCTGCGGGGCATCGCGGCCGCACATCCCGAGCTGACCGTCGACGTGGAGAACCGGGTCGTCATGCGGCGGGACTCGCCCGTGGCGGGAAAGGTGGGCCTCGTCTCCGGGGGCGGTTCGGGACACGAGCCGCTGCACGCCGGATTCGTCGGCCCCGGGATGCTGTCGGCCGCCTGTCCCGGGGAGGTTTTCACCTCCCCCGTGCCCGACCAGATGCTGCGGGCGGCGGCAGCCGTCGACAGCGGAGCGGGGGTGCTGTTCGTCGTCAAGAACTACACCGGTGACGTGCTCAACTTCGAGATGGCCGCCGAGCTCGCCGACGACGAGGGGATCCAGGTCGCCCAGGTCGTGGTGGACGACGACGTGGCCGTGAGCGACAGTACGTTCACGGCCGGTCGGCGCGGTACGGGAGCGACGCTGTTCGTCGAGAAGATCGCCGGAGCCCTGGCGGACGAGGGCGCCCCGCTGGAGCGGGTGGCCGCCGTCGCGCGGCAGGTGAACGGGGCCTCGCGCAGCTTCGGGGTGGCGCTGGGCGCCGTGACCACTCCGGCCAAGGGCAGCCCCACCTTCGATCTGCCCGCCGGAGAGCTGGAATTGGGCATCGGCATCCATGGGGAGCCGGGGCGGGAGCGGCGGCCGATGATGACGTCCGGGGAGATCGCCGACTTCGCCGTGAACGCGGTGCTGGAGGACCTGCGCCCCACCGGCCCGGTGCTGGCGCTGGTGAACGGCATGGGGGCGACTCCGCTGCTGGAGCTGTACGGGTTCACTGCCGAGGTCCACCGGGTCCTGTCCGAGCGGGGTGTCCCGGTGGCTCGTACGCTCGTGGGGAACTACGTGACCTCGCTCGACATGGCAGGCTGTTCGGTGACGCTGTGCCAGGTCGACGAGGAGCTGCTGCGACTGTGGGACGCGCCCGTGCGGACGGCCGCACTCCGCTGGGGCCGCTGA
- the dhaL gene encoding dihydroxyacetone kinase subunit DhaL, with amino-acid sequence MLDTDFFRRWMTAVAASVERGADHLTELDSAIGDADHGSNLQRGFAAVTAVLEKDAPATPGAVLTLAGRQLISTVGGASGPLYGTLLRRTGKALGDDAEVTQDQLAQAFAAGVAAVGQLGGAQAGDKTMLDALLPAAEALATSFDGAANAARAGAEATVPLRARKGRASYLGERSIGHQDPGATSSALLVEALAATAADGAGA; translated from the coding sequence GTGCTCGACACCGACTTCTTCCGCCGCTGGATGACCGCTGTCGCGGCGTCCGTGGAGCGTGGGGCGGACCATCTGACCGAGCTGGACTCGGCGATCGGGGACGCCGATCACGGCAGCAATCTCCAGCGCGGCTTCGCGGCGGTGACGGCGGTGCTGGAGAAGGATGCCCCCGCCACGCCCGGTGCTGTGCTCACCCTGGCCGGACGACAGCTCATCTCCACCGTCGGCGGGGCGTCCGGACCGCTGTACGGGACGCTGCTGCGCCGTACGGGCAAGGCTCTCGGGGACGACGCCGAGGTGACCCAGGACCAGCTGGCGCAGGCGTTCGCGGCCGGGGTCGCCGCGGTGGGGCAGCTGGGCGGCGCGCAGGCCGGGGACAAGACGATGCTCGACGCGCTGCTGCCCGCGGCGGAGGCCCTGGCCACCTCGTTCGACGGCGCCGCGAACGCGGCTCGCGCGGGCGCCGAGGCGACGGTGCCGTTGCGTGCGCGCAAGGGGCGGGCCAGCTATCTCGGCGAGCGCAGCATCGGGCATCAGGACCCGGGCGCGACCTCGTCGGCGCTGCTGGTCGAGGCCCTGGCGGCGACGGCGGCGGACGGAGCGGGCGCGTGA
- a CDS encoding PTS-dependent dihydroxyacetone kinase phosphotransferase subunit DhaM: MSGERQVGIVLVSHSGPVAESVAELARGLAAGGVTAPVAPAGGLPGGGLGTSAELIGRAAASVDRGAGIAVLVDLGSAVLTVKAMLAEGDELPEATRLVDAPFVEGAVAAVVTASAGGDLAAVEAAASEAYGYRKT; encoded by the coding sequence GTGAGCGGCGAACGGCAGGTGGGCATCGTGCTGGTCTCCCACAGCGGTCCGGTCGCCGAGTCGGTCGCCGAGCTGGCCCGGGGCCTCGCCGCCGGAGGGGTGACCGCGCCGGTCGCCCCGGCCGGCGGGCTGCCGGGCGGCGGGCTCGGGACGAGCGCGGAGCTGATCGGCCGGGCCGCCGCCTCGGTGGACCGGGGTGCGGGTATCGCGGTCCTGGTCGACCTGGGAAGCGCGGTCCTCACGGTGAAGGCCATGCTCGCCGAGGGCGACGAGCTGCCCGAGGCCACGCGACTCGTGGACGCGCCATTCGTCGAAGGCGCTGTCGCGGCCGTGGTGACCGCCTCGGCGGGTGGCGACCTCGCGGCGGTGGAGGCCGCGGCCTCGGAGGCGTACGGCTACCGCAAGACGTAG